A single genomic interval of Demequina sp. NBRC 110054 harbors:
- the cimA gene encoding citramalate synthase codes for MTDLTVEVYDTTLRDGAQQEGMNLSVADKMTIAPLLDQLGVGVIEGGWPGAVPKDTEFFQLVAKELSFTNAKFAAFGMTRRAGSTAAADPQVRALLDSEAPIVTLVAKTDIRHAERALRVSPDENLRMIEETVAFLVDEGRRVVLDAEHFFDGYRFDADYSLRCLLAAEAAGASSLVLCDTNGGMLPDDITRIVTDIRARTTAALGIHAHNDSGCAVANSLAAVDAGATHVQGCVNGYGERTGNADLIAVAANLELKRGATALAPGSLAESTRIAHAIAEVTNIAPFARQPYVGASAFAHKAGLHASAIKVDPDLYQHTDPAHVGNDMRMLVSEMAGRASIELKGKELGYDLSGQSDLLRRVTERVKHAEAAGYTYDAADASFDLLLRSELGTLDRYWSVEEWRVRVSSDPGDPTEAGAEAVLKLRAGGDRHLVVGEGNGPVNALDHALRTALAKVYPEIARFELTDFKVRIMDASHGTDAITRVLVTTIDTETGRSWVTVGVGPNVIEASWEALTDAFYYGLATLEVAPTP; via the coding sequence ATGACGGATCTCACCGTCGAGGTCTACGACACCACCCTGCGCGATGGCGCTCAGCAGGAGGGCATGAACCTGTCCGTCGCGGACAAGATGACCATCGCCCCGCTGCTGGACCAGCTGGGAGTCGGCGTGATCGAGGGCGGCTGGCCTGGCGCCGTGCCCAAGGACACCGAGTTCTTCCAGCTGGTCGCGAAGGAGCTCAGCTTCACGAATGCCAAGTTCGCCGCCTTCGGGATGACGCGCCGCGCGGGATCGACCGCCGCGGCGGACCCGCAGGTCCGCGCGCTGCTCGACTCCGAGGCGCCTATCGTCACCCTGGTCGCCAAGACGGACATCCGTCACGCCGAGCGGGCGCTCCGGGTGAGCCCCGACGAGAATCTGCGCATGATCGAGGAGACCGTCGCGTTCCTCGTCGACGAGGGCCGTCGCGTGGTCCTGGACGCCGAGCACTTCTTCGACGGCTACCGCTTCGACGCCGACTACTCCCTGAGGTGCCTCCTGGCGGCCGAGGCCGCGGGCGCATCGTCCCTGGTGCTGTGTGACACCAACGGAGGGATGCTTCCCGACGACATCACCCGCATCGTCACCGACATCCGCGCTCGGACCACCGCCGCGCTCGGCATCCACGCCCACAACGACTCCGGCTGCGCGGTAGCGAACTCGCTCGCCGCGGTCGACGCGGGTGCCACGCACGTGCAGGGCTGCGTGAACGGCTATGGCGAGCGCACCGGCAACGCCGACCTCATCGCCGTCGCGGCGAACCTCGAGCTCAAGCGGGGCGCGACCGCGCTCGCGCCCGGCTCACTCGCCGAGTCCACCCGCATCGCCCACGCGATCGCGGAGGTCACCAACATCGCTCCGTTCGCACGGCAGCCGTACGTCGGCGCCTCTGCATTCGCCCATAAGGCGGGGCTGCACGCCTCGGCGATCAAGGTGGACCCCGACCTGTATCAGCACACCGATCCCGCGCACGTGGGCAACGACATGAGGATGCTCGTCTCGGAGATGGCGGGAAGGGCGTCGATCGAGCTCAAGGGCAAGGAGCTCGGCTACGACCTGTCGGGCCAGAGCGACCTGCTCCGGCGCGTCACCGAGCGCGTCAAGCACGCCGAGGCGGCCGGATACACGTACGACGCCGCCGACGCCTCGTTCGACCTGCTGCTCAGGTCCGAGCTCGGCACGCTCGACCGCTACTGGTCCGTCGAGGAGTGGCGCGTGCGGGTGTCCTCCGATCCGGGGGACCCGACCGAGGCGGGGGCCGAGGCCGTGCTCAAGCTCAGGGCAGGCGGCGACCGCCACCTGGTCGTGGGCGAGGGCAACGGCCCGGTCAACGCGCTCGACCACGCCTTGCGCACCGCGCTCGCGAAGGTGTATCCCGAGATCGCGCGGTTCGAGCTCACCGACTTCAAGGTGCGCATCATGGACGCGAGCCACGGCACCGACGCGATCACGCGCGTGCTCGTGACGACGATCGACACCGAGACGGGTCGCTCGTGGGTCACGGTCGGCGTCGGGCCGAACGTCATCGAGGCGTCGTGGGAGGCGCTCACCGACGCGTTCTACTACGGGCTCGCGACGCTCGAGGTCGCGCCGACTCCCTGA
- a CDS encoding EAL domain-containing protein, which yields MTDATQGLRVLIVDDDDLVGRMARAMVTATGAEARLESSVDSFLTAHDAWLPTHVMVDLVLGQDDGLMVLEELAKRGSGAAVIVSSGQDTRVLESALRYAKAHGLAIAGALGKPYSRARLTEILEAQAEQETPRPPAPAPNTTGDAPVITADSLREALGAGQITVALQPKVSCTSGKVVGYEALARCVTPEGRLIPPGVFVPVAEANGLASDLTNSVMTSALQWFAASDLPTHQTISINISASEVGESRLDQRLMGLAHSCGVDPSRVIVEVTETAAMSDPVTSLKRLTRLRLEGFQVSLDDFGTGYSSMLELARLPFSELKVDRSFVATATTSEESRTVVRSIIDLGHALGMTCTAEGVESGADLDLLVSMGCDNLQGFYLGRPMWPEDLARWSPPEHLFAAQTD from the coding sequence ATGACCGACGCGACACAGGGCCTTCGCGTTCTGATCGTGGACGACGACGACCTCGTCGGCCGCATGGCACGGGCGATGGTGACGGCGACCGGCGCCGAGGCGCGGCTCGAGTCGAGCGTCGACTCGTTCCTCACAGCGCACGACGCCTGGCTTCCCACTCACGTGATGGTCGACCTGGTGCTCGGCCAGGACGATGGCCTGATGGTGCTCGAGGAGCTCGCGAAGCGCGGCAGCGGCGCGGCGGTGATCGTCTCGAGCGGCCAGGACACGCGCGTGCTCGAGTCGGCGCTCCGCTATGCCAAGGCGCACGGGCTCGCGATCGCGGGAGCGCTCGGGAAGCCGTACTCGCGAGCGCGGCTGACCGAGATCCTCGAGGCACAGGCCGAGCAGGAGACCCCAAGGCCGCCAGCGCCCGCACCGAACACCACCGGCGACGCGCCGGTCATCACCGCGGACTCCCTGCGCGAGGCACTCGGCGCAGGTCAGATCACGGTCGCGCTCCAACCCAAGGTGTCGTGCACGAGCGGGAAGGTGGTCGGCTACGAAGCCCTCGCCCGATGCGTGACGCCCGAGGGACGCCTGATCCCTCCTGGAGTCTTCGTGCCCGTGGCCGAGGCGAACGGCCTCGCCTCGGACCTCACGAACTCGGTCATGACGAGCGCCCTCCAGTGGTTCGCGGCGTCGGATCTCCCGACACATCAGACGATCTCGATCAACATCTCCGCGTCGGAGGTCGGCGAGAGCCGACTGGACCAGCGCCTGATGGGGCTCGCGCACTCGTGTGGCGTCGACCCCTCGAGGGTGATCGTCGAGGTCACCGAGACGGCCGCGATGTCCGATCCCGTGACCTCTCTGAAGCGCCTCACGCGACTGCGCCTCGAGGGCTTCCAGGTCTCACTCGACGACTTCGGCACCGGCTACTCCTCGATGCTCGAGCTCGCGAGGCTCCCGTTCTCCGAGCTCAAGGTCGACAGGAGCTTCGTCGCGACCGCCACCACCTCGGAGGAGTCCCGCACCGTCGTGAGGTCGATCATCGACCTCGGCCACGCGCTCGGGATGACGTGCACCGCCGAGGGCGTCGAGAGCGGCGCCGACCTGGACCTGCTGGTCTCGATGGGCTGCGACAACCTGCAGGGCTTCTACCTGGGCCGTCCCATGTGGCCCGAGGACCTCGCGAGGTGGTCGCCGCCCGAGCACCTCTTCGCGGCGCAGACGGACTGA
- a CDS encoding PAS domain-containing sensor histidine kinase produces MDVATVSVGLLAVFVTDLLVEVPIGVAAGYALFVLIAMLAERTRLILIVAGVAIAAIVIAGLTDPPRADFHYETADLTFNRAMQVGGIILVAVLAVLGVRRRERLAAAERELSTSVQELEDTTEELRAEQERIIALAEAMPVPVWLTDERGVITYTSQGTRDFLGRDLDDRDSWLEVIHPDDREHALEVILPALATKQRYQVEMRVLRHDGIYRAQTVRAIPIEPTIAASAGEPMQWWATASDVQALHQSQREAAALAHRLEETLDSITDGVITYTEDLRFSYLNPAADQMFLREPGELLGRHIWEAYPHLEDSPLAQAFEAVHATGRTVHYTHYATTLDKWFEMTISAQASGFTVYVKDVTELRDLNRRLERANRMESVGSLTGGIAHDFNNLLTVISGGAEALSYADLTPDDESMRSMIAEAADRGSSLIGALLAFARRQTLSPEPTSIGDAVSALAPLLERTLGGAVEVTYDLEEDLPPVMVDRGKLDNSLLNLAINARDAMPAGGTVVLEASLHRHLVPAATSALELPPGDYVRLAVRDSGTGIEPEALPRLFEPFYTTKPLGSGSGLGLAMVWGFANQSGGTLNVASEVGAGSVFAIYLPVTELAVETRETEAPTIPATGTGTVLLVEDDPLVRGYTARRLAELGYSVLEASDGKAALDELGGAQRIDLLLTDIIMPGGMSGTDLARAAREARPGLPVLCVSGYTEQVLAADGRLDPEAELLTKPYTVHELATRVSRLVSEGRSADA; encoded by the coding sequence GTGGATGTCGCCACCGTGTCCGTCGGCCTGCTCGCGGTCTTCGTCACCGATCTGCTGGTGGAGGTGCCGATCGGCGTCGCCGCCGGCTACGCCCTCTTCGTCCTCATCGCGATGCTCGCCGAGCGCACCCGGCTGATCCTGATCGTCGCAGGCGTCGCCATCGCAGCCATCGTGATCGCGGGGCTCACCGACCCGCCTCGCGCGGACTTCCACTACGAGACCGCGGATCTCACCTTCAACCGTGCGATGCAGGTGGGCGGCATCATCCTCGTCGCCGTCCTCGCGGTGCTCGGGGTGCGGCGCCGCGAGCGGCTCGCCGCGGCGGAGCGCGAGCTCTCGACCTCGGTCCAGGAGCTCGAGGACACGACCGAGGAGCTGCGCGCCGAGCAGGAGCGGATCATCGCGCTCGCGGAGGCCATGCCCGTCCCCGTGTGGCTGACGGACGAGCGGGGCGTCATCACGTACACCTCCCAGGGCACCCGCGACTTCCTTGGCCGGGACCTCGATGACCGGGACAGTTGGCTCGAGGTGATCCATCCCGACGACCGCGAGCACGCCCTGGAGGTCATCCTGCCGGCGCTCGCGACGAAGCAGCGCTACCAGGTGGAGATGAGGGTCCTCAGGCACGACGGCATCTACCGCGCGCAGACGGTGCGCGCGATACCGATCGAGCCGACGATCGCTGCGTCGGCAGGAGAGCCGATGCAGTGGTGGGCGACGGCGTCGGATGTCCAGGCGCTTCATCAGAGTCAGCGCGAGGCCGCAGCGCTTGCGCACAGGCTCGAGGAGACGCTCGACTCGATCACGGACGGCGTCATCACGTATACCGAGGACCTGCGCTTCTCCTACCTGAACCCCGCTGCCGACCAGATGTTCCTCCGGGAGCCAGGAGAGCTGCTTGGCCGACACATCTGGGAGGCCTATCCGCACCTCGAGGACTCGCCGCTGGCGCAGGCGTTCGAAGCCGTGCACGCCACGGGACGCACGGTCCACTACACGCACTACGCCACGACCCTCGACAAGTGGTTCGAGATGACGATCTCGGCCCAGGCGAGCGGCTTCACCGTCTACGTCAAGGACGTCACGGAGCTGCGGGACCTCAACAGGAGGCTCGAGCGCGCGAACCGCATGGAGTCCGTCGGAAGCCTCACGGGCGGCATCGCCCACGACTTCAACAACCTGCTCACGGTGATCTCGGGCGGAGCGGAGGCGCTCTCCTACGCAGACCTCACGCCGGACGATGAATCGATGCGCTCCATGATCGCCGAGGCCGCCGACCGCGGCTCGAGCCTCATCGGCGCGCTGCTCGCCTTCGCACGCCGACAGACCCTGAGCCCCGAGCCCACGTCGATCGGCGATGCAGTGTCCGCGCTCGCGCCGCTGCTCGAGCGGACGCTCGGAGGGGCAGTCGAGGTGACGTACGACCTCGAGGAGGACCTTCCTCCCGTCATGGTCGACCGCGGCAAGCTCGACAACAGCCTCCTCAACCTCGCCATCAACGCGCGAGACGCGATGCCCGCAGGCGGGACCGTGGTCCTCGAAGCGAGCCTCCACCGTCATCTCGTCCCTGCGGCGACCTCCGCTCTCGAGCTTCCGCCGGGAGACTACGTCCGCCTCGCGGTGCGCGACTCGGGCACGGGAATCGAGCCCGAGGCCCTTCCCCGGCTCTTCGAGCCCTTCTACACGACCAAGCCGCTCGGCAGCGGCTCAGGACTGGGGCTCGCGATGGTCTGGGGATTCGCGAACCAATCGGGGGGCACGCTCAACGTGGCTTCCGAGGTGGGCGCCGGCTCGGTGTTCGCGATCTACCTGCCGGTCACGGAGCTCGCGGTGGAGACGCGGGAGACCGAGGCTCCGACGATTCCCGCGACAGGCACGGGAACCGTGCTGCTCGTCGAGGACGACCCGCTCGTGCGGGGCTACACCGCACGCCGCTTGGCGGAGCTCGGGTACAGCGTGCTCGAGGCTTCGGACGGCAAGGCCGCGCTCGACGAGCTCGGCGGCGCCCAGCGGATCGATCTCCTGCTCACGGACATCATCATGCCTGGTGGGATGTCGGGGACCGATCTTGCGCGTGCCGCCAGGGAGGCCCGTCCCGGCCTGCCTGTACTGTGCGTATCGGGATACACCGAGCAGGTGCTCGCGGCCGACGGTCGGCTCGATCCGGAAGCGGAGCTCCTCACCAAGCCGTACACGGTCCACGAGCTCGCGACGCGGGTCTCGCGGCTCGTGTCTGAGGGAAGGAGCGCCGACGCATGA